In the genome of Amblyraja radiata isolate CabotCenter1 chromosome 6, sAmbRad1.1.pri, whole genome shotgun sequence, the window GACGTATTTAAATCTGTTACAGTACTGCTCCCTACTCCTCATTGGCCCACGAGCTTAAATACCCACTCAGGTAAAAACCCTGTGACTAGTGCCTCCCACACCGAGACGCCTCCTTCCAAAGCCGAGGGTTCGCTGTGCCCGTGGCTTGCCACCAGGTGCTGCCAcaatgtgtacagttttggtctcctaatttgaggaaggacatccttgtgattgaggcagtgcagagtaggttcacgagattgatccctgggatgacgggactgtcacatgagaaaagattgaaaagactaggcttgtattcactggagtttagaaggatgtggggggttcttatagaaacatataaaattataaaaggactggacaagcgcgatgcaggaaaaatgttcccaatgttgggcgagtccagaaccaggggccacagtcttagaataaagactaaactccagcgagtacaggcctggatagagtggatgtggtgaggatgtggatgaggggtactgattggggatgatcatccatgataacagtgaatgacggtgctggctcgaaggggaggtcatttaagactgaggtgagcaaaaactttttcacccagagaattgtgaatttgtggaattccctgccacagagggcagtggaggccaagtcactggatggatttaagagagagttagatggagctctaggggctagtgcagtcaagggatatggggagaaggcaggcacgggttattgataggggacgatcagccatgatcacagtctagttatttatttatttaattctttatttcgagccgaataaaagaataaaaagcaagtgacttgagaattaagggacagaagtttaggggtaacatgagggggaacttctttactcagagagtggtagctgtgtggaatgagcttccagtgaaggtggtggaggcaggttcgtttttatcatttaaaaataaattggatagttatatggacgggaaaggaatggagggttatggtctgagcgcaggtatatgggactaggggagaatacgtgttcggcacggactagaagggtcgagatggcctgtttccgtgctgtaattgttatatggttatatggtaagtgtgaaacagcatacaaaaaacaaaacaagtatatttataaagtgtcataaatatatatctataaataaatgaaatcgtatgtgtccgaaaaggagcaggaagaagccaaagcttattaactcCCACTCCTTATTCAACtgtttataattatcttatacaaatttagcagctatatgtacaccagcagctatatgtacaccaaattatttacatttatacactaatcaaatatttacaaagccatacaagaaagagagaaaaattaaaaataaaagaaaaaaccctcatatacactatacagtatcttagtcatatatacaacccatcaccctataattacccttcccaatacaatcagtataacaaatatcccactaacaatcacctatcctcatcgcaatatcctttaaaaaaagtgtttttgtaccttTTTAAACAGAATTATGTTTGtgaacaatgaatggtggtgctggctcgaagggccgaatggcctcatcctgcatctattttctatgtttctatgtttctaatggagaGAATGGATGCTAACGGAGGCCTCACGCAAATTCCAACTCTTGTCCCTCATGCAGTGGCAGATACTTACATGTTGGCAAGGAGGGCAGAACCATTCACCATCTGGGATGGTCATCAGCGGAGGCCGAAGGCATGCTGTATGGTAGCCACTGTCGCAGAAGTCACACAAGAGAATCTTGGAAAAAGAAAGATCACTATTAATCGCTCGAGTCTTCCAACAGCTCGTCCCACACCCACCTGGAGGACAAGGGAAGCCGCCACATGCTAACACCATCACCCGCTTTCCTTCCaagtcacacacacaccccgactCGGTACGCAAGTGTAGACTGCGAGTGTGAGACATCAAGGAAACTGATCCCTATACGATAttatcatatgatgagcgtttgagcctgtactcattggagtttagaaggatgagggagggggcctcattgaaacttacagaataatgaaaggcttggatagagtggatgtggtgaggatgtagatgaggggtactgattggggatgatcagccatgacaacAGTGAATgacagtgctagctcgaagggccgaatggcctactcctgcacctattgtcaattgtctattgatgtttccactagtgggggagtctaggactagagatcacagcctcagaattaaaggacgttcttttaggaaggagatgaggagaaatttctttagtcagagggtggtgaatctgtggaattctttgccacagactgtggaggtcaagtcagtggatatatttaaggcagagatagatagattcttgattagtacgggtgtcagaggttatggggagaaggcaggagaatggggttaggagggagcgatagatcagccgtaggtacacaaaattgctggagaaactcagcgggtgcagcagcatctatggagcgaaggaatcatctatggagcgaaggatagatcagccgtgattgaatggcggagtagacggggcgaatggccaaattctgctcctatcacttatgatctataTCAATTGGTGAAGATTATTACTTGAAGAAAACTATTTAGCaatcagtgacgtttcgggtcgagacccttcttcagactgatgtgggtggggggggcgggaagaagaaaggaagaggcggagacagtgggcggtgggagagctgggaaggggaggggaaggagggagaaagcaaggactacctgaaattggagaagtcaatggggtgtaaactacccaagcgaaatatgaggtgctgctcctccaatttgcggtgggactcacactCTCACCcgccaagtttctccagcatttttgcctaccttcgatttttccagcatctgcagttctttcttaaccaatACATTcgaggtaatttacagagggcaaagtTACCTACTGACCCGCacttctttgggttgtgggaggaaactcacgtggtcacaggacgagcatggaaacacccgaggtcaggaccgaacccgggacctggcactgtgaggcagcaattacacctgctgcgtcaccgtgccaccctctgttTTCCATATTGGAAATATCTTTCTGAAAGCACAATCTTGGAAGAATACAAAGACAAAAATCAGCCGCTTGTTGATAATTGTTGCCTACCAGTTCGGGGTGGTTGGACAAGCCACATTTTTTACAGGGCTCATCATCTTCTGCTGGCTTCCCTTCACCGGCTTCATCTGCTTCCTCGTCATCTTGGTCACTCTCGCTCTCCTCACTCGACTCCTCCTGTCTACGCCTGCCCCTCGATTTGGTCCACCTGGCCCTTCGATTGGCTTTAGCCTTGCGCTGCGCAGAAGTGGGTTTAGGTCTCATTATTGCCACATGTCCCGAGGTAGAGCTTCGCAAGCCATCCACACAGatcacacaccatacacagataCAATCAAGTTAGCCTCATGGTCAATGGagagaatacagttctcagctcTGTGATGCATCATTTCGTCAGACGTCCAATGTCCGTAATGGGGTAGACATACGTGCCAACATTTGAAAATTAAAAATGTTACTCTGAGTGCGCGGGTTGACGGAGTGACATTTGGTAGCAACGTTTCCCAATGGCCTGGGGAAACGTTAAGGGGTTAGAATCGCTCTATATCtcgttctttctttctctttctctctctctctgtcattctctctcactctctctctctctttctctccctccctctctcgcgcgctctctctctcccactccccatcagcagccatcttctgcttcagtaaAGGAAGCTGGTCGGCGATTGGCCGCCACGCCCCTCGGAGACTGCGCCTGATTGGCCGCCGAGGGACCTCTCtaccccccatcctctctccccacctcatctctcccctctactctgtctcccccccttcttccttccgccaccccctctccccttctccaaccccctctcctccacctccctccctccccccctcctctctactctcccacccccctcccctcccccctctactcccttGGATTAATACTAAATCttccttaaacgtatgtcctctggttctcagttcccctactctaggcaagagactgtgcgtctacccgatctattcctctcatgattttgtacacctctgcaagataacctctcatcctcctgccctccaaggaatagagtcccagcctgctcaacctctccctgtaactcaggcgctcgagtcctggcaacatccttgtaaattttcttgGCGCCCTTCCCAATTTGACAACGGctttcctaaaacatggtgcccaaaactgaacacaatacactaaaatCTATTAGTTTATCCAAAGTCTGGAtctatacctgggagtccacatctctgaggatatgacatggacatcacacgctgcagcactcgtgagtgaggcctttaccacctcaggcaatggaGGAAATTCAgactgcttctactcagcggctgtggaaagcatcttgtccggaaatatcacgatttggtttgggaactgctctgcccaggacaagaaggctctgcagagagtagtgcgtccggccgaacgcactatgggaacttcactcgcccccctgcaggaactatacatcagaaggtgtgactccagagccaataagatcatgggagacccccttccacccctgcaacggactgttccagctgctacggtcaggcaaacgtctccattgccatgctgtgagaacagaaaggttgagaaggagtttcttcccagaggccattcggactgtaaactcctatctcacaacagggactgactttactggaccattttactgttgtgtggtgtctgtttaaaattgcagtttttttcctttttttccctccctcccacaaatatgtaatatgtgaatctgatccattctgttttgtagtttgtttgttttttgcacaattcgcgagcattgccacttttcattccgctgcacatctcgtatgtgtatgtgacgaataaacttgacttgactattagaTTTGAGTTTTAAAAAATACACCCAAAGTCGTTTGGATTTTGGAAACTATGCCACGTACCTTGGTTCCTCTTGACAGAGAGGAATCTTTCTCCACTTTGCCCTGGCTCTCATCTTTACTTGGACTCTGGGCTGCCGACGCATCTTCCTTCTTGCTCGCTCTCTTCTCTTGATTCTCAGTCACTTTAATGGTGGGCTTGGATATTCTCAGCGACCTTCTTAAGCATCTGACTTCACTCTGCTCCTCCTCCATTTGCTCCACCTTCTCCGGCGCGTCTTCTGCCGGGCCCTTCTCTGCCAGACTCTGCGGTTTCAAGGACGTTCTCGTCTTCCTCAAGGGAACCTTGTCGccacacccctcctccacacctttGGGGCAATCCGCCCGTTTCTTATCTGGTAACGTCTTGTCGGACAGGTTGGTGTCGATGGAGCACTTTGAAGAATCCTCATCCTCGCACTTGGACCTGGTTTGGTCGGCGGACTTCCTGAGTTCCAGGAGGCCGGGCTCTGCACCCTTCTCCTTCGCCACGCAGTTCTGGCTGACCTTGATTTTTATCACGCTTGCGTGATTCTCCCTGGCGGCGCTGGCCGCCGACGCGTCGCCCTTTGCGCCGGGCCCGtcaatcccattttcctcctCCTTCTTTGCCGGGCGCGTGGCTTCAGGCCCTTGTCCGTTCTTGGGTTCTTCGGTCTTCGAGGGAGCGGAAGCTCCGGCTTTATCCTCCCCGGCTCTGTGCCGGTTCGCCGGGGGGACCTCGCCGTTCACCAGCTGcttgccatcctcctccgccgccGGCGGCCTCCCGGCCTCGACCGCCACTCTCAAACCTTCCCTCAGCAGCTCGTTGACGGGGGTGACGGGGGCGACGGGCTTGCCCACGGGGCCTTTAACCCCGCTGTCATAGTCCTTGGCCAGCTTGATCTCCCTCTTCTTCACAGGGAGCTTGGCCTGCTTCACGTTCCTCAGCGCCCTCTCCAGCTCTTCCGACGACTTCTCTTTGATGCCGTCGATCGGCTCCACCTTGATGCTGATCTCCAGCTTTTCGCACTCCACGCCCGTCAGCCGAGCCGAGCACGCCTTCCCGTCCCCCGAG includes:
- the rsf1 gene encoding remodeling and spacing factor 1, which gives rise to MAAVASKPNFAVVCSFLERYGASLELPEFTFPELEDALENKKAVPQPLVDLQLKLMRKIGKSVSIDRWEKYLLRICLEYNNTWAWEMEKIGYTEMDAECKLGLLKYLCECQFDDNLKFKNVLNEEEPDAMRIHPLGCDKDGLMYWYQLDQELNVRLYTEEQDDQDGTSWKLIVRDRNELAETLQLLKGQIDPALLTKLIQEEVSIRTSPAPEDEDCKKELEEHGREEMKIDGGLGKQQNKLETVVESKPALPVASTSPEEDNKKAHSVIKQLVGGGVKTELPVKVEPALEKNSEKAAVAKLTKDGNLERVASGEEGRASRGEVVNRRSSGDGKACSARLTGVECEKLEISIKVEPIDGIKEKSSEELERALRNVKQAKLPVKKREIKLAKDYDSGVKGPVGKPVAPVTPVNELLREGLRVAVEAGRPPAAEEDGKQLVNGEVPPANRHRAGEDKAGASAPSKTEEPKNGQGPEATRPAKKEEENGIDGPGAKGDASAASAARENHASVIKIKVSQNCVAKEKGAEPGLLELRKSADQTRSKCEDEDSSKCSIDTNLSDKTLPDKKRADCPKGVEEGCGDKVPLRKTRTSLKPQSLAEKGPAEDAPEKVEQMEEEQSEVRCLRRSLRISKPTIKVTENQEKRASKKEDASAAQSPSKDESQGKVEKDSSLSRGTKRKAKANRRARWTKSRGRRRQEESSEESESDQDDEEADEAGEGKPAEDDEPCKKCGLSNHPELILLCDFCDSGYHTACLRPPLMTIPDGEWFCPPCQHKFLCDKLEERLENIDMMIKKKERAERRKERLAFVGINVENIITPKDLVPEEPEIKDLKSLDRRSGRTRRSINYRFDEFDDAIDEAIHEDIQEAEGKGQNHVHFLKVFHV